The following coding sequences are from one Microtus pennsylvanicus isolate mMicPen1 chromosome 1, mMicPen1.hap1, whole genome shotgun sequence window:
- the LOC142840221 gene encoding uncharacterized protein LOC142840221 — protein sequence MLETYRNLTAVGYSWEDHNFREHCQSARRHGRYERSHTGEKASEYTQCVKSFACYSFLHRHEKIHSSENPCDCIQHDEGFACHSCPQIFKRVHAGERHYECNQCSNVLASHGQLQKHKKPHSGQKPYTCNHCDKAFSQNYALQLHQRTHTGEKPYQCNQCSKAFASHDLLHRHERTHSGEKPFECNQCDKAFSRRSGLQRHERTHTGEKPYECTECGKFFAYNHYLQVHKRTHTGEKPFECNQCDKAFSQNSALRIHQRTHTGEKPYQCNQCDKSFESHGQLNRHKKTHTGEKPFECNECYKTFSHRCKLQIHKRTHTGERPYECNQCGKSFSYVTVLQLHKRTHTGEKPYPCNQCDKAFSQLSSLKKHKITHTGEKPYECNECDKAFSQVSSLKKHKITHTREKPYECNECD from the coding sequence gtatgaaagaagccatactggagagaaagccTCTGAATATACACAATGTGTTAAATCCTTTGCATGTTACAGTTTTCTTCACAGGCATGAAAAAATTCATTCTTCAGAGAACCCATGTGATTGTATTCAACATGATGAAGGTTTTGCATGTCACAGTTGTcctcaaatatttaaaagagtACATGCTGGAGAGAGACACTATGAGTGTAATCAATGCAGTAACGTTCTTGCCAGTCATGGTCagcttcaaaaacataaaaaaccaCATTCTGGGCAGAAACCCTACACATGCAATCACTGTGATAAAGCCTTTTCACAGAACTATGCTCTCCAACTACaccaaagaacacatactggagaaaaaccttatCAGTGTAATCAATGTAGTAAAGCATTTGCAAGTCATGACCTGCTTCACagacatgaaagaacacatagtggagagaagccctttgaatgtaatcaatgtgataaagctttTTCACGGCGCTCTGGACTCCAaagacatgaaagaacacatactggagagaaaccctatgaatgtactGAATGTGGTAAATTCTTTGCATATAATCATTATCTtcaagtacataaaagaacacatactggagagaagccctttgaatgtaatcaatgtgataaagccttttcaCAGAACAGTGCTCTCCGCATACATCAAaggacacatactggagagaaaccttatcaatgtaatcaatgtgataaatCTTTTGAGAGTCATGGCCAGCTTAACAGacataaaaaaacacatactggagaaaagccaTTTGAATGTAATGAATGTTATAAAACTTTTTCACATCGCTGTAAGCTCCaaatacacaaaagaacacatactggagaaagaccctatgaatgtaatcaatgtggaaAATCCTTTTCCTATGTCACTGTTCTCCAGCTtcacaaaagaacacacactggagagaaaccttatccatgtaatcaatgtgataaagccttttcaCAACTTAgtagtctcaaaaaacacaaaataacacatactggagagaaaccgtatgaatgtaatgaatgtgataaagccttttcaCAAGTTAgtagtctcaaaaaacacaaaataacacatactagagagaaaccatatgaatgtaatgaatgtgATTAA